One part of the Streptomyces lydicus genome encodes these proteins:
- a CDS encoding adenylosuccinate synthase, with amino-acid sequence MPALVLLGAQWGDEGKGKATDLLGGSVDYVVRYQGGNNAGHTVVVGDQKYALHLLPSGILSPGCTPVIGNGVVVDPAVLLSELSGLNERGVDTSKLLLSGNAHLITPYNITTDKVTERFLGKRKIGTTGRGIGPTYADKINRTGIRVQDLYDESILQQKVEAALDVKNQLLTKLYNRRAIEAGQVVEELLGYADQIKGYVADTTLILNKALDDEKVVLFEGGQGTLLDIDHGTYPFVTSSNPTAGGACTGAGVGPTKINRVIGILKAYTTRVGAGPFPTELFDEDGEALRRIGGERGVTTGRDRRCGWFDAVIARYATRVNGLTDFFLTKLDVLTGWEQIPVCVAYEIDGKRVEELPYSQSDFHHAKPIYETLPGWSEDITKAKSFSDLPKNAQAYVKALEEMSGAPISAIGVGPGRDETIEINSFLS; translated from the coding sequence GTGCCCGCACTTGTGCTGCTCGGTGCTCAGTGGGGTGATGAGGGCAAGGGAAAGGCCACCGACCTGCTCGGTGGGTCCGTTGACTATGTGGTGCGCTACCAGGGCGGCAACAACGCCGGCCACACGGTCGTCGTCGGCGACCAGAAGTACGCGCTGCACCTTCTCCCTTCCGGAATCCTCTCGCCGGGGTGTACCCCGGTCATCGGCAACGGTGTCGTCGTCGACCCTGCGGTCCTGCTCTCCGAGCTGAGCGGACTCAACGAGCGCGGTGTCGACACGTCCAAGCTGCTGCTCAGCGGCAACGCGCACCTGATCACGCCGTACAACATCACCACCGACAAGGTGACGGAACGGTTCCTCGGCAAGCGGAAGATCGGCACGACCGGCCGCGGCATCGGCCCGACCTACGCCGACAAGATCAACCGCACCGGCATCCGCGTGCAGGACCTCTACGACGAGTCGATCCTGCAGCAGAAGGTCGAGGCGGCGCTCGACGTCAAGAACCAGCTGCTGACCAAGCTCTACAACCGCCGCGCCATCGAGGCCGGCCAGGTCGTCGAGGAGCTGCTGGGCTACGCCGACCAGATCAAGGGCTATGTCGCCGACACCACCCTGATCCTCAACAAGGCGCTCGACGACGAGAAGGTCGTCCTCTTCGAGGGCGGCCAGGGCACGCTGCTGGACATCGACCACGGCACGTACCCCTTCGTGACGTCGTCGAACCCGACCGCGGGCGGCGCCTGCACCGGTGCCGGCGTCGGCCCCACGAAGATCAACCGCGTCATCGGCATCCTCAAGGCGTACACGACGCGCGTCGGCGCCGGCCCGTTCCCGACCGAGCTGTTCGACGAGGACGGCGAGGCGCTGCGCCGGATCGGCGGGGAGCGCGGTGTCACCACCGGCCGCGACCGCCGCTGCGGCTGGTTCGACGCGGTCATCGCCCGCTACGCCACCCGCGTCAACGGCCTGACCGACTTCTTCCTCACCAAGCTGGACGTGCTGACCGGCTGGGAGCAGATCCCGGTCTGCGTCGCGTACGAGATCGACGGCAAGCGCGTCGAGGAACTCCCGTACAGCCAGAGCGACTTCCACCACGCGAAGCCGATCTACGAGACGCTGCCCGGCTGGTCCGAGGACATCACCAAGGCGAAGTCGTTCTCCGACCTGCCGAAGAACGCCCAGGCGTACGTCAAGGCGCTGGAGGAGATGTCCGGCGCCCCGATCTCGGCCATCGGCGTCGGCCCCGGCCGCGACGAGACCATCGAGATCAACTCGTTCCTGTCGTAG
- a CDS encoding ABC transporter ATP-binding protein, with the protein MTTACASAPAIQVDGLHKSFGRTHALDGLDLTVEAGEVHGFLGPNGAGKSTTIRVLLGLLRADRGTARLLGEDPWHDAVALHRRIAYVPGDVTLWRNLSGGEVIDLYGRLRGGLDGARRAELLERFELDPTKKGRTYSKGNRQKVALVAAFASDVDLLILDEPTSGLDPLMEEVFRTCVAEERDRGRTVLLSSHVLSEVEALCDRVSIIRKGRTVESGSLGELRHLTRTSVIAELAGPPGVPPAAAGGGLAALPGVHDLAVQPITGGRGHRVRLQVDTDKLDAVLRSLADSGVRSLTSTPPTLEELFLRHYQDDVRGAVRRDAAAAR; encoded by the coding sequence ATGACCACGGCATGCGCTTCCGCTCCCGCCATCCAGGTGGACGGTCTCCACAAGTCCTTCGGGCGCACCCACGCGCTGGACGGCCTCGACCTCACCGTCGAGGCCGGCGAGGTGCACGGCTTCCTCGGCCCCAACGGCGCCGGGAAGTCCACGACGATCCGGGTCCTGCTGGGCCTGCTCCGCGCCGACCGCGGCACCGCCCGCCTGCTGGGCGAGGACCCCTGGCACGACGCCGTCGCGCTGCACCGCCGCATCGCCTACGTCCCCGGCGATGTCACCCTGTGGCGCAACCTCTCCGGCGGCGAGGTCATCGACCTCTACGGGCGGCTGCGCGGCGGACTCGACGGCGCGCGCCGGGCCGAGCTGCTGGAGCGGTTCGAGCTCGACCCCACCAAGAAGGGGCGGACGTACTCCAAGGGCAACCGGCAGAAGGTCGCCCTGGTCGCCGCCTTCGCCTCCGACGTCGATCTGCTGATCCTCGACGAGCCGACCTCCGGCCTCGACCCGCTGATGGAGGAGGTCTTCCGGACCTGTGTGGCCGAGGAGCGCGACCGGGGCCGCACGGTCCTGCTGTCCAGCCATGTGCTGTCCGAGGTCGAGGCGCTGTGCGACCGCGTCAGCATCATCCGCAAGGGGCGGACCGTCGAATCCGGTTCCCTGGGGGAGCTGCGGCATCTGACCCGCACCTCGGTCATCGCCGAACTCGCCGGACCACCGGGGGTCCCCCCGGCGGCAGCCGGGGGAGGGCTGGCCGCGCTGCCCGGGGTGCACGACCTGGCCGTCCAGCCGATCACTGGCGGCCGGGGACACCGGGTCAGGCTGCAGGTCGACACCGACAAGCTCGACGCCGTGCTCCGCTCGCTCGCCGACTCCGGCGTCCGCAGCCTCACCAGCACCCCGCCCACCCTGGAAGAGCTCTTCCTGCGCCACTACCAGGACGACGTGCGCGGTGCCGTACGGCGTGACGCGGCGGCCGCCCGATGA
- a CDS encoding GntR family transcriptional regulator — protein sequence MAAGGDSSVIRRSTLRQQIADALRDEVLAGRLPSGHPFTVKEIAEQYGVSATPVREALLDLCAQGLLDVEQHRGFKVHAFTADDFRAMVEARTLIIEGIFRSGAGPALRATPAEVLISIRRRADEAERAARAGDLDVLIGYDLRFWRELSSIVNNAYISDFLDRIRVQTWMFAVPQLRRVPDLRGHLWQDHCALADALIRHDLPAAQRLIAEYNEHSLALIG from the coding sequence ATGGCCGCCGGCGGAGACAGCTCAGTCATACGTCGCAGCACCCTGCGCCAGCAGATCGCCGACGCCCTGCGCGACGAGGTGCTGGCGGGCCGGCTGCCGTCCGGCCACCCCTTCACCGTCAAGGAGATCGCCGAGCAGTACGGCGTCTCCGCGACGCCGGTGCGCGAGGCGCTGCTCGACCTGTGCGCCCAGGGCCTGCTCGACGTCGAACAGCACCGCGGCTTCAAGGTGCACGCCTTCACCGCCGATGACTTCCGCGCCATGGTCGAGGCCCGCACCCTGATCATCGAGGGGATCTTCCGCAGCGGCGCCGGGCCCGCGCTGCGCGCCACCCCCGCCGAGGTACTGATCTCCATCCGGCGCCGCGCCGACGAGGCCGAGCGGGCCGCGCGGGCCGGCGACCTGGACGTCCTGATCGGCTACGACCTGCGGTTCTGGCGCGAACTCAGCAGCATCGTGAACAACGCCTACATCAGCGACTTCCTGGACCGCATCCGCGTGCAGACCTGGATGTTCGCGGTACCGCAGCTGCGTCGCGTCCCCGATCTGCGGGGCCACCTGTGGCAGGACCACTGCGCGCTGGCCGACGCGCTGATCCGCCACGACCTGCCCGCGGCCCAGCGTCTGATCGCCGAGTACAACGAGCACTCGCTCGCTCTCATCGGGTAA
- a CDS encoding aspartate aminotransferase family protein, protein MTTTHPAASAAAAAAGGPAAGAAVKAADRAHVFHSWSAQGLIDPLPIAGAEGSYFWDYDGNRYLDFSSQLVNTNIGHQHPKVVAAIQEQAAKLCTLAPGFAVDVRSEAARLIAERTPGDLDKIFFTNGGAEAVENAVRMARLHTGRAKVLSAYRSYHGATAAAINLTGDPRRWPSDTASAGVVHFWGPFLYRSPFHAENEAQECERALAHLEQTIAFEGPQSIAAIILETVPGTAGIMVPPPGYLAGVREICDRYGIVFILDEVMAGFGRTGAWFAADHFGVTPDLLTFAKGVNSGYVPLGGVAISAEIAATFDTRPYPGGLTYSGHPLACASAVATLNAMAEERIVENAAEIGEKVIGPALREIAERHPSVGEVRGLGVFWALDLVRNKETREPLVPYNAAGAANAPMAEFAAACKRGGLWPFVNMNRTHVVPACTVTEAEAKEGLAALDEALTAADAHTV, encoded by the coding sequence GTGACCACGACGCATCCCGCTGCCTCCGCCGCCGCCGCGGCTGCCGGTGGCCCTGCCGCTGGCGCCGCCGTGAAGGCCGCCGACCGCGCCCACGTCTTCCACTCCTGGTCCGCGCAGGGCCTCATCGACCCGCTGCCGATCGCCGGCGCCGAGGGCTCGTACTTCTGGGACTACGACGGCAACCGCTACCTCGACTTCTCCTCCCAGCTGGTCAACACCAACATCGGGCACCAGCACCCCAAGGTCGTCGCCGCGATCCAGGAGCAGGCCGCGAAGCTGTGCACGCTCGCGCCGGGCTTCGCCGTGGACGTACGGTCCGAGGCCGCGCGGCTGATCGCCGAGCGCACCCCCGGGGACCTCGACAAGATCTTCTTCACCAACGGCGGCGCGGAGGCCGTGGAGAACGCGGTCCGCATGGCCCGGCTGCACACCGGCCGCGCCAAGGTGCTGTCCGCCTACCGGTCGTACCACGGCGCCACCGCCGCCGCGATCAACCTGACCGGTGACCCGCGCCGCTGGCCCTCCGACACCGCCTCCGCGGGCGTCGTGCACTTCTGGGGCCCGTTCCTCTACCGCTCGCCCTTCCACGCCGAGAACGAGGCGCAGGAGTGCGAGCGCGCGCTCGCGCACCTGGAGCAGACGATCGCCTTCGAGGGCCCGCAGTCGATCGCGGCGATCATCCTGGAGACCGTCCCCGGCACCGCCGGGATCATGGTCCCGCCGCCCGGCTACCTCGCCGGCGTCCGCGAGATCTGCGACCGGTACGGCATCGTCTTCATCCTCGACGAGGTGATGGCGGGCTTCGGCCGCACCGGCGCGTGGTTCGCCGCCGACCACTTCGGCGTCACCCCCGACCTGCTGACCTTCGCCAAGGGCGTCAACTCCGGCTACGTCCCGCTGGGCGGCGTGGCGATCAGCGCCGAGATCGCCGCCACCTTCGACACCCGCCCCTACCCGGGCGGTCTGACGTACTCCGGGCACCCGCTGGCCTGCGCCTCCGCCGTCGCGACGCTCAACGCGATGGCCGAGGAGCGGATCGTGGAGAACGCCGCGGAGATCGGCGAGAAGGTCATCGGCCCCGCCCTGCGCGAGATCGCCGAGCGGCACCCGTCCGTCGGCGAGGTCCGCGGCCTGGGCGTCTTCTGGGCCCTGGACCTGGTCCGCAACAAGGAGACCCGCGAGCCGCTGGTGCCGTACAACGCGGCGGGCGCCGCCAACGCCCCGATGGCGGAGTTCGCCGCGGCCTGCAAGCGCGGCGGGCTGTGGCCGTTCGTGAACATGAACCGCACGCACGTCGTCCCGGCCTGCACCGTCACCGAGGCCGAGGCCAAGGAGGGTCTGGCCGCCCTCGACGAGGCCCTCACGGCGGCGGACGCACACACCGTCTGA
- a CDS encoding diacylglycerol kinase family protein — MDSVRGHPLLVVIDPVARSTDGESVRIAKDVLCAGAGAKICLPEGPEEFARALARRGQRRPVVIGDDRALLRVVSLLDKQRQLTDVPVSMVPVGAPATVALSRALGVPTDTVTAARTVLDGGERSMDLLRDDSDGIVLGALRIPCAAGGHDAVRHLLGPQVPRPAAPRDPVEVRAATEVRGGAAAGEAGAPRPWWRPAARTARTALALLAPAAGRRARVPAQRLRIEADGVLLADLDRPVRGVSVVPGARPASGGGAGAGGELAEVVVHWAGEARPVRARARAVTVSGADFHYRADAVVGGPVRTRTWTVQAGAWRLQLPHSG; from the coding sequence GTGGACTCCGTTCGGGGGCACCCCCTGCTCGTGGTCATCGACCCGGTGGCCCGCAGTACGGACGGCGAGTCCGTGCGCATCGCGAAGGATGTCCTGTGTGCGGGGGCGGGAGCGAAAATCTGCCTGCCGGAGGGGCCGGAGGAATTCGCCCGGGCCCTGGCGCGGCGGGGGCAGCGGCGGCCGGTGGTGATCGGCGACGACCGGGCGCTGCTGCGGGTGGTGAGCCTGCTGGACAAGCAGCGGCAGCTGACCGACGTACCGGTCTCGATGGTCCCGGTGGGCGCGCCCGCCACGGTCGCGCTGAGCCGTGCGCTGGGCGTCCCCACCGACACCGTCACCGCCGCGCGGACCGTCCTGGACGGCGGCGAACGGTCGATGGACCTGCTCAGGGACGACAGCGACGGCATCGTGCTGGGCGCGCTGCGGATCCCCTGCGCGGCCGGGGGCCACGACGCCGTGCGGCACCTGCTCGGGCCGCAGGTGCCGCGGCCGGCCGCGCCCCGTGACCCGGTGGAGGTGCGGGCCGCGACGGAGGTCCGGGGCGGTGCCGCGGCGGGCGAGGCCGGCGCTCCCCGGCCGTGGTGGCGCCCGGCGGCGCGGACCGCCCGTACGGCACTGGCGCTGCTGGCGCCGGCGGCCGGGCGGCGGGCCCGGGTGCCGGCCCAGCGGCTGCGGATCGAGGCGGACGGGGTGCTGCTGGCGGATCTGGACCGACCGGTGCGCGGGGTGTCGGTGGTGCCGGGCGCCCGGCCGGCGTCCGGTGGCGGGGCCGGGGCCGGCGGTGAGCTGGCCGAGGTGGTGGTGCACTGGGCCGGGGAGGCGCGGCCGGTGCGGGCCCGGGCCCGCGCGGTGACGGTGTCCGGTGCGGACTTCCACTATCGGGCGGACGCGGTCGTCGGCGGCCCGGTCAGGACCCGTACGTGGACCGTGCAGGCGGGCGCCTGGCGGCTCCAGCTGCCGCACAGCGGCTGA
- a CDS encoding serine/threonine-protein kinase → MAPLGPRDPRRIGAYRLIGRLGEGGMGRVFLARSDRGRTVAVKLVRAELADEEEFRARFRREVRAAQQVGGEWTAPVLDADTEAETPWLATGYIAGPSLQQVVGSGPPLPERTVRILAAGLARALGSIHAAGIIHRDLKPSNVLLTIDGPRVIDFGIARALEGVAGNGVTRTGAAVGSPGFMSPEQVRGEPLGPACDVFSLGSVLAYAVTGRQPFGTAESAAHALMFRVAEEAPDLTAVPEGLLGLITACLAKDPAQRPTPEQLVALAEDGVDAGRGADEEPWLPGALIARLGRHAVELLEAENPQTELARAEEGREHGAGPMGATGPAPAADPVRGAASGADPVRGPASGADPAGPVPAADAPGLHALPTTVSPTPTPGRTPPPSPVPLGSHGSLPHGPTPYAPHAPHAVQGHHAVQGHHAHYAPAPAATAATPASRRRGIGTALLTVVALALAGAGAATAYSLLTDGGDGVRAEDGRGGGNERTSAQSAATGGIPPEYLGTWEATVGDSGIDVRRFTLVQGKTGATVLTMTATGANYRCEFAATLASAGPPVRLGPSTVVSGPADSCSRGESSTLDMVGGKLRRTFDDGKALSYGRAR, encoded by the coding sequence CTGGCGCCTCTGGGGCCGCGGGATCCACGGCGGATCGGCGCGTACCGCCTGATCGGGCGGCTCGGTGAGGGCGGGATGGGGCGGGTGTTCCTGGCTCGTTCCGATCGTGGCCGCACCGTCGCGGTCAAGCTGGTGCGGGCGGAGCTGGCCGACGAGGAGGAGTTCCGGGCGCGCTTCCGGCGGGAGGTGCGGGCCGCGCAGCAGGTCGGCGGGGAGTGGACGGCGCCGGTGCTGGACGCCGACACCGAGGCCGAGACGCCGTGGCTCGCCACGGGCTACATCGCCGGCCCGTCGCTGCAGCAGGTCGTCGGCAGCGGTCCCCCGCTGCCGGAGCGTACGGTGCGGATCCTGGCGGCCGGGCTGGCCCGCGCGCTGGGGTCGATCCACGCCGCCGGGATCATCCACCGCGACCTCAAACCGTCGAACGTGCTGCTCACCATCGACGGACCCCGGGTCATCGACTTCGGTATCGCGCGGGCGCTGGAGGGCGTCGCCGGCAACGGTGTGACGCGTACCGGCGCGGCGGTCGGTTCGCCCGGCTTCATGTCGCCCGAGCAGGTGCGCGGTGAACCGCTCGGCCCGGCCTGCGACGTCTTCTCCCTCGGCTCGGTGCTGGCCTACGCGGTGACCGGGCGGCAGCCGTTCGGGACGGCCGAGAGCGCGGCGCACGCGCTGATGTTCCGCGTCGCCGAGGAGGCCCCCGATCTGACCGCGGTGCCGGAGGGGCTGCTGGGGCTGATCACCGCCTGCCTGGCGAAGGACCCCGCACAGCGGCCCACCCCGGAACAGCTGGTGGCCCTGGCGGAGGACGGCGTCGACGCGGGCCGGGGCGCGGACGAGGAGCCGTGGCTGCCGGGGGCGTTGATAGCGCGGCTGGGCCGGCACGCCGTGGAGCTGCTGGAGGCGGAGAACCCGCAGACGGAGCTCGCGCGTGCGGAGGAGGGACGGGAGCACGGGGCCGGCCCGATGGGCGCGACGGGCCCGGCGCCCGCGGCGGACCCGGTACGCGGGGCGGCGAGTGGGGCGGACCCGGTACGCGGCCCGGCGAGCGGGGCGGACCCGGCCGGTCCGGTGCCGGCCGCGGACGCGCCCGGCCTCCACGCCCTCCCCACCACCGTCTCACCGACCCCCACGCCCGGCCGCACCCCGCCGCCCTCCCCGGTACCGCTCGGTTCGCACGGTTCGCTGCCGCACGGCCCGACCCCGTACGCGCCCCACGCGCCCCACGCGGTGCAGGGGCACCACGCGGTGCAGGGGCACCACGCCCACTACGCCCCGGCCCCCGCTGCCACTGCCGCCACCCCCGCCTCCCGCCGCCGCGGCATCGGCACCGCGCTGCTCACCGTCGTCGCCCTCGCGCTCGCCGGGGCCGGCGCGGCCACCGCGTACAGCCTGCTGACGGACGGGGGCGACGGCGTGCGGGCGGAGGACGGGCGCGGCGGCGGGAACGAGCGGACGTCGGCGCAGTCCGCGGCGACCGGCGGGATCCCCCCGGAGTATCTGGGCACCTGGGAGGCCACGGTCGGCGATTCCGGCATCGACGTCCGGCGCTTCACCCTCGTCCAGGGCAAGACGGGCGCCACCGTGCTGACGATGACGGCCACCGGCGCCAACTACCGCTGCGAGTTCGCGGCCACCCTGGCCAGTGCGGGCCCCCCGGTCCGGCTCGGCCCGTCCACGGTGGTCTCCGGCCCGGCCGACAGCTGCAGCCGCGGCGAGTCGAGCACCCTGGACATGGTGGGTGGCAAACTGCGCCGCACCTTCGACGACGGCAAGGCCCTGTCGTACGGGAGGGCGCGCTGA
- a CDS encoding VTC domain-containing protein produces the protein MIPAVRALARAAMAARPVPLAGLQARAELPVRVDRGYLVPAEVFARFAAELTDRRAAGGPFNALCVNGRRWFRSRSVYYDTPDLRSFHGHRRGAGPRYTIRERLYEDTGERQFEVELPGRRGGTVKHRRPLLPGDPALGAGPRGFLTAVLARAYGLTVPADLRRSLETDHVRATFVTAGQRVTCDAALVCRDPATGRALRTDGGLVLVRTRTAGGPGRADDVLHGHGVRPGAFPPYAGGLGALRPELAAGRWGRELRTAFPAVRARAGHAGATPADGAGGPGGSSSP, from the coding sequence GTGATCCCCGCCGTACGCGCCCTTGCCCGCGCCGCCATGGCGGCGCGCCCCGTACCGCTCGCCGGGCTCCAGGCGCGCGCCGAGCTGCCCGTCCGCGTCGACCGCGGGTATCTGGTTCCGGCCGAGGTCTTCGCCCGGTTCGCCGCGGAACTCACCGACCGGCGCGCCGCCGGCGGCCCGTTCAACGCGCTGTGCGTCAACGGGCGCCGCTGGTTCCGCTCCCGCTCCGTCTACTACGACACCCCCGACCTGCGGTCCTTCCACGGCCATCGGCGCGGCGCCGGGCCGCGGTACACGATCCGCGAGCGGCTCTACGAGGACACCGGGGAGCGGCAGTTCGAGGTCGAGCTGCCGGGGCGGCGCGGCGGGACCGTCAAGCACCGCCGGCCGCTGCTGCCGGGCGACCCGGCCCTCGGCGCCGGCCCGCGCGGCTTCCTCACCGCCGTACTCGCCCGCGCATACGGCCTCACGGTCCCCGCCGACCTGCGCCGCTCCCTGGAGACCGACCACGTCCGGGCCACCTTCGTCACGGCCGGGCAGCGCGTCACCTGCGACGCGGCGCTGGTGTGCCGGGACCCGGCGACCGGCCGCGCGCTGCGGACCGACGGCGGGCTCGTCCTCGTCCGCACCCGGACCGCCGGCGGCCCAGGCCGGGCGGACGACGTGCTGCACGGCCACGGCGTACGGCCCGGTGCCTTCCCGCCGTACGCCGGCGGCCTCGGCGCGCTCCGCCCGGAACTGGCCGCCGGGCGGTGGGGGCGGGAGCTGCGGACGGCGTTCCCGGCGGTGCGCGCCCGGGCCGGCCACGCCGGTGCCACCCCCGCGGACGGTGCCGGCGGCCCTGGAGGTTCCTCCAGTCCGTAG
- a CDS encoding GbsR/MarR family transcriptional regulator: protein MSEQQQQSADRTDDTRQDAREEPANGALTQFVERFAAQLVDAGMQRMPARVFACLLASDSGVLTSAELSERLQVSPAAVSGAVRYLSQVDMVSREREPGSRRDRYRVHNDQWYEALTRRDNMLTRWENTLREGVTGLGETTPAGRRLAETLAFFEFMQKELAGMLQRWRDHRDQLRTAYDD from the coding sequence ATGAGCGAGCAGCAACAGCAGAGCGCGGACCGGACCGACGACACCCGCCAGGACGCCCGCGAGGAGCCCGCGAACGGGGCGCTCACCCAGTTCGTCGAGCGATTCGCCGCGCAGCTCGTCGACGCCGGCATGCAGCGGATGCCGGCCCGGGTCTTCGCCTGCCTCCTGGCTTCCGACTCCGGGGTGCTGACCTCCGCCGAACTGAGCGAGCGCCTCCAGGTCAGCCCCGCCGCCGTCTCGGGCGCGGTCCGCTACCTCTCCCAGGTCGACATGGTCAGCCGGGAGCGCGAGCCCGGCTCCCGCCGCGACCGCTACCGCGTGCACAACGACCAGTGGTACGAGGCGCTGACCCGCCGGGACAACATGCTCACCCGGTGGGAGAACACCCTGCGCGAGGGCGTCACCGGCCTCGGCGAGACCACCCCCGCCGGCCGCCGGCTCGCCGAGACGCTCGCCTTCTTCGAATTCATGCAGAAGGAACTCGCCGGCATGCTCCAGCGCTGGCGCGACCACCGCGACCAGCTGCGCACCGCGTACGACGACTAG
- a CDS encoding Uma2 family endonuclease — translation MTVVAERASHMRVEDFEQIASAAPETVTLEFIDGRIEEKRVPDGDRETIVMWLIRQCMQGRPELDLHPTQGLKVGQYRKGRARPDGSLAPVAHFAGQGEWADPEGVLMTVEVTSYDGDTERRDRQEKPAAYAAAGIPVHLLVDRDRCELVVHTSPAPERGCYLDVHRAPFGEQVTLPGPVGITLDTEILKNYVR, via the coding sequence ATGACGGTTGTGGCCGAGCGCGCGTCCCACATGCGGGTGGAGGACTTCGAGCAGATCGCCTCCGCCGCGCCCGAGACCGTCACGTTGGAGTTCATCGACGGACGGATCGAGGAGAAGCGCGTGCCGGACGGGGATCGCGAGACGATCGTCATGTGGCTGATCAGGCAGTGCATGCAGGGCCGCCCGGAGCTCGACCTTCACCCGACCCAAGGGCTGAAGGTCGGTCAGTACCGCAAGGGACGGGCCCGCCCGGACGGCTCGCTCGCCCCCGTCGCGCACTTCGCCGGCCAGGGTGAGTGGGCCGACCCCGAGGGCGTTCTCATGACCGTCGAGGTCACCTCGTACGACGGGGACACCGAACGCCGCGACCGGCAGGAGAAGCCGGCCGCCTACGCCGCCGCGGGCATCCCCGTCCACCTCCTCGTGGACCGCGACCGCTGCGAGCTCGTCGTCCACACCAGCCCCGCCCCGGAGCGGGGCTGCTACCTCGATGTGCACCGGGCCCCGTTCGGTGAGCAGGTCACCCTCCCCGGTCCGGTCGGTATCACCCTCGACACGGAGATCCTCAAGAACTACGTGCGCTGA